The Streptomyces asoensis DNA window ACGTGCGTCCCTCGCCCCGCCCCCCACTCCCTGCGGTCCGCCGCCACGGACCCGAGCCGCGCAAGGAGCACGGGATGTCACACGACCCGTCACGCCCCGCCCCCACCTACCCGTGGCAGCCGCCGCCCCGCCCGCCCGAGCCCCCGCCGCGCCCGTCGCCCGACCGCGTCCCGCCGGGCCGCCACAGCGACCTGCGGGTCCTGCGCGGCGCCTACCGACGCCAGCGGCGGGTGGCCACGCTCACCGCGCTCGGCTACTTCGTCGTCTTCCTGGTCCTGTCGGCGTTCGCGCCGTCCCTGATGACCGCCTCGGTGACCGCCGGCGTGCCCGCCGGACTGCTGCTCGCCCTGGTCCAACTCCCCGTCACCCTGCTGGCGATCGCCCTGTACGAACGGACCGCGAGCCGCCAGGTGGACCCCCTCGCGGACCGCATCCGCAAGCTCTCCGAGATCGACGCGAAGCGGGACGCGCGCGGAAACCGCCCCAGGGAGGCCGGACGATGACGGAGTTCAGCGACAGCGCGCAGACGATGTCCCTCGTCGCGTTCACCGCGATCGCGACGATCACCCTGCTGCTGTGCGTGATGACCGGGCCCGACCGCGACGACCTCGACGAGTTCTACACCGGCTACCGGTCCCTGTCCCCGCTGCGCAACGGCCTGGCCGTCGCGGGCGACTACATCTCGGCCGCCACCGTCCTCGGCACCGGCGGCGTGATCGCCCTGTGCGGCTACGACGGTGTCGTCCTCGCCCTCAGCACCGCGCTCTCCCTGATGCTGCTGATGTTCCTGCTGGCCGAACCGCTGCGCAACGCGGGCCGGTTCACGATGGGCGACGCGCTGGCCCGCCGTATGCCGGGACGCGCCGTGCGGATCACGGCCTGTGCGGTGACGCTCGCCGCGCTGCTGCCGATGATGCTCGTGCAGCTCGCCGGCACCGGCCAGCTCCTCGCCTTCATCCTGGGTTTCTCGGGCGCCTCGGTGAAGACGGGCTGCGTCGTCTGCATGGGCGTGCTGATGATCAGCTACGCGGCCATCGGCGGCATGAAGGGCACCGCGCTCATCCAGATGATGAAGATCGTGATGCTGCTCGGCTCCGGCGCCGCCGTCGCCGCGCTCGTCCTGCACCGCTTCGACTGGAACCCGGGCACCCTTTTCGACGCGGCGGCCGAGGGCAGCGGTGTCGGCGACGCCTTCCTGCGCTCGGGGCTGGAGTTCGCCGGCGGCCCCTACCCGCGCGTCGACATGATCACCGCTCAGCTGTCCGTCGTCCTGGGCGGTGCCTGTCTGCCGCACATCACCATGCGCATGTACACCGCCTCCAGCGCCCGCCAGGTGCGCCGCTCGATGTCCTGGGCGGTGTCCGCGGTCGCCCTGTTCGTGCTGGTCATGACGGTGGTCGGCTTCGGCGCGACGGCGCTCGTCGGCCGCGTGGTGATCGCCCGGGCGGACCCGCAGGGCAACACCGCCTATCTGCTCGGCTCCCGGGCCGCCTTCGGCAACGGGGTCTCCACGGGCGAGGCCCTCCTGTTCACCGCGGTCACGACGGCGATCTTCCTCACCGTCCTCGCCTCGGTGGCCGGCATGATCCTCGCCTGCGCCAACTCCCTCGCCCACGACGTCTTCGCCGCACGCGCCACCAAGACGGCCCCGCACCGCGAGATGCTCCTGGCCCGGCTGTCCGCGCTCGCCGTCGGCGCCCCGACGATCCTGCTCGCCACCCAGGTCCAGCACCGCAGCCTCCAGCCCCTGGTCACCCTCTCCTTCTGCCTCGGCGCCTCGGCCCTCGCCCCCGCCCTCGTCTACAGCCTCTTCTGGCGCCGCTA harbors:
- a CDS encoding cation acetate symporter, whose protein sequence is MTEFSDSAQTMSLVAFTAIATITLLLCVMTGPDRDDLDEFYTGYRSLSPLRNGLAVAGDYISAATVLGTGGVIALCGYDGVVLALSTALSLMLLMFLLAEPLRNAGRFTMGDALARRMPGRAVRITACAVTLAALLPMMLVQLAGTGQLLAFILGFSGASVKTGCVVCMGVLMISYAAIGGMKGTALIQMMKIVMLLGSGAAVAALVLHRFDWNPGTLFDAAAEGSGVGDAFLRSGLEFAGGPYPRVDMITAQLSVVLGGACLPHITMRMYTASSARQVRRSMSWAVSAVALFVLVMTVVGFGATALVGRVVIARADPQGNTAYLLGSRAAFGNGVSTGEALLFTAVTTAIFLTVLASVAGMILACANSLAHDVFAARATKTAPHREMLLARLSALAVGAPTILLATQVQHRSLQPLVTLSFCLGASALAPALVYSLFWRRYTRTGLLATLIGGTVSVLVLMPGTNLVSGSPVSAFPEADFNWFPFTTTGIVTVPLGFALGWLGTVASGRHKADEQRRHYEAVEGRILAGAVRGEK
- a CDS encoding DUF485 domain-containing protein — protein: MSHDPSRPAPTYPWQPPPRPPEPPPRPSPDRVPPGRHSDLRVLRGAYRRQRRVATLTALGYFVVFLVLSAFAPSLMTASVTAGVPAGLLLALVQLPVTLLAIALYERTASRQVDPLADRIRKLSEIDAKRDARGNRPREAGR